A genomic region of Actinomycetota bacterium contains the following coding sequences:
- a CDS encoding long-chain fatty acid--CoA ligase: protein MGYEIVQGFPSTSNNGYQLNVPTILRHAARSYGEVEIASRNLDGSVLRYNYLECYRRVCRLANALKKLGIGPGDRVGVLDFNTHRFAELFYAISGLGAVLLQINPRVSMEDRAYIINHSEAKLICVSDLLIPLVEPIAPELKTVEGYLVITDRPADSLPTQLSPLHAYEELIRDEDPDIDWPMVDEKAACTACYTTGTTGKPKGVYVSHRALYLHTLAVAINLHLTRHDVMMQITPMFHVLGWGAFITAPLVGAKLVFPGMYTLEMANVLVDMLLSEGVTVTCGAPAIFMPMLEYIRKMDPKPDLKGCRMVSGASEPPLAMMKEYWELGKADVIHAYGATETTPLVSINFLKAALEGLSEEEKWDLKRRQGIPVVGIDVKLVDEEGKELPFDGKSVGELLIRGPWVTCSYYNDPRSAEAFTEDGYWRSGDAAVIDPNCYIKIVDRFKDLVKSGGEWISTVDLENAIMAHPAVLEAGVIGIPHPEWEERPLALVVLREEYRGKVSKEDILDFIAPRFAKWQLPDEVLFVEEIPKTSVGKIAKRIAREQYGDYYQRRK from the coding sequence ATGGGTTACGAGATCGTGCAGGGATTTCCGTCCACCTCTAACAACGGTTACCAGCTCAACGTTCCCACCATTTTGAGGCACGCAGCCAGGTCCTATGGCGAGGTGGAGATCGCCTCCCGCAACCTGGACGGGAGCGTGTTGCGTTACAATTACCTGGAATGCTACCGCCGTGTATGTCGCCTGGCCAACGCCCTGAAGAAGCTGGGCATCGGTCCCGGAGACCGGGTGGGGGTCCTGGATTTCAATACCCACCGCTTCGCTGAGCTCTTCTATGCCATCTCCGGGCTGGGGGCAGTGCTCCTGCAGATCAATCCACGGGTGTCCATGGAAGACCGTGCCTATATCATCAACCACAGCGAGGCCAAGTTGATTTGCGTATCCGACCTGCTCATTCCTCTCGTCGAGCCCATCGCCCCGGAGCTCAAGACGGTGGAGGGTTACCTGGTCATCACCGACCGCCCGGCGGATTCCCTGCCCACGCAGCTCAGCCCCCTCCATGCCTACGAGGAACTTATCCGGGACGAGGATCCGGACATCGACTGGCCCATGGTGGACGAGAAAGCGGCCTGTACCGCCTGCTACACCACTGGGACCACCGGCAAGCCCAAGGGCGTCTATGTCTCCCACCGCGCCCTCTACCTCCACACCCTGGCCGTGGCCATCAACCTCCACCTCACCCGGCACGACGTGATGATGCAAATCACCCCCATGTTCCACGTGCTGGGGTGGGGTGCCTTCATCACCGCGCCCCTGGTGGGGGCCAAGCTGGTCTTCCCGGGCATGTACACCCTGGAGATGGCCAACGTGCTGGTTGACATGCTCCTCTCCGAAGGAGTCACCGTGACCTGCGGGGCGCCGGCCATCTTCATGCCCATGCTGGAGTACATCCGCAAGATGGACCCCAAGCCGGACCTCAAGGGTTGCCGCATGGTATCCGGGGCCAGCGAACCACCCCTGGCCATGATGAAGGAGTACTGGGAGCTGGGGAAGGCCGACGTCATCCACGCCTACGGGGCCACAGAGACCACGCCCCTGGTTTCCATAAACTTCCTCAAGGCCGCCCTGGAGGGGCTCTCCGAGGAGGAGAAGTGGGACCTGAAGCGGAGGCAGGGCATTCCCGTGGTGGGCATCGACGTGAAGCTGGTGGACGAGGAGGGCAAGGAACTCCCCTTCGACGGCAAGTCCGTGGGCGAGCTCCTGATAAGGGGGCCCTGGGTCACCTGCTCCTATTACAACGACCCGCGCAGCGCCGAGGCCTTCACCGAGGATGGGTACTGGAGGAGCGGAGACGCGGCGGTCATCGATCCCAACTGCTACATCAAGATCGTGGACCGCTTCAAGGACCTGGTGAAGAGCGGTGGGGAGTGGATATCCACCGTGGACCTGGAGAACGCCATCATGGCCCATCCCGCCGTCCTGGAGGCGGGAGTCATCGGCATACCTCACCCGGAATGGGAAGAACGACCGCTGGCTCTGGTGGTCCTCCGGGAGGAATACCGGGGGAAGGTGTCCAAGGAGGATATCCTGGATTTCATCGCCCCCAGGTTCGCCAAGTGGCAGCTTCCCGACGAAGTCCTCTTCGTGGAAGAAATTCCCAAGACCTCGGTGGGCAAGATAGCCAAGAGGATAGCCCGGGAACAATACGGGGATTATTACCAGCGCAGAAAATAG